A genome region from Physeter macrocephalus isolate SW-GA chromosome 4, ASM283717v5, whole genome shotgun sequence includes the following:
- the PDZK1IP1 gene encoding PDZK1-interacting protein 1 isoform X2, with amino-acid sequence MDAVKTPGQECSALPQGLLLHHVQGLQRGNGQTLLLCSRTPRPEGKANMEGVMAVEPVNMVMTLGNKADGILVGTDGKYSSMEASFRPSEHENAYENSLEEEGKVRSTPM; translated from the exons ATGGACGCTGTGAAAACCCCTGGGCAGGAATGTTCCGCCCTTCCTCAGGGTCTGCTGCTGCATCACGTGCAGGGGCTACAGAGGGGCAATGGACAGACTCTACTCTTGTGCTCACGGACTCCCAGACCAGAAGGGAAGGCAAACATGGAAGGGGTGATGGCAGT GGAGCCTGTGAACATGGTCATGACCCTTGGAAACAAAGCAGATGGGATCCTGGTAGGAACGGACGGCAAGTACTCCTCGATGGAGGCCAGTTTCAG GCCCAGTGAGCATGAGAATGCCTACGAGaacagcctggaggaggagggcaagGTCCGCAGCACCCCAATGTGA